In Euleptes europaea isolate rEulEur1 chromosome 10, rEulEur1.hap1, whole genome shotgun sequence, the genomic window GTATCATCTCACATTGGTCCAGCTCTTTCACAAATCTTGCCTCAGGACTAGATTGGTATTCATATTCCTAAATGGAATGAGCATCATCAAAAATGTATTTAAGTCACTTTTATTGAGAGGGAAGATCAATAAAACCACATAGTTGTGCACAGGAGCATATACTCCATATCACTGATTATATAATTTTCATAGGAGGCAAATTACATGCAAAAATTATCCTATACAAGTAGGAaactacaaggacttgtggggggcatacactttttcccatctgaattaaTAGCATATGCCTGTGGGAACAGGGTTGTCAGGTACTCTTGGCAgctggcggtgtgtgtgtgtgtgggggttaacTTACCCAACCAGAATAAACTCGGAATAAATGCACACACTCTTTTCTTAGGAGTTACACAGTCTAAGCATTTGTGGCAATGTAAGTTATTAAATTCCATAAATGGTGTATATTATCTCTATTACTTCATAATCTAACATTTCCCCACATCTTATTTCCTGGAATGATTCAGCCCATTTATGCTTAATTGAAAGCACAGAGGGATACGTACCACAATCAGGCTATTTTTATACCATATGAGCAAAGTCCTATGAAGGAAACCATTTCAATAAAGAAATTGCTACAAACTTCCTCAGGTATGTCCTTCACAAGACCTGATCCAAGGCCCAACCCAGCCTGCCAGCAACATACTATGGATTTCCAATTGCCTGCCCTTTGAAATTTATAGTAACACAGGAAGATGTTTTCAAGTTATCAAGTTCCCCATACATAGCTGTTGTTGACAACAAAGTTTATTGTTTGAGGCCCATAACTATTGGGCTGGATTTGGCTTGGTTGTTAACAAATTCTACAGGCTTGACTTGCACAAAATTTCATTTGGGATTCAGTAAATTCCCAAATCTAGTATGTGAACATCAGCCATTCTACATTCAATAGACAAAAATACCCCTTTAGAACTGTCATAAGtcaggagtcgtgcggtccaggcaggctcttgacatgagttaggcccatttctgttcaagagcatctttcggttttgtttccctaaGCTGTTCAACCTATCcccccccctgcctccccccaccctgctctgaccttgagtcgcaagcaggcgacttcagtattatggcttgctcgctccctgcttcccaccaggcactgttatctcccaattcccaggcctgcttgatcttgcacctggggttgctttgtgcttaaagttatgctttgtagaatggatggtcattagcagctttggacctgtggattgcttatgctgtacctgcggctcctgaataaatgtttacctgctttagacctgcctgtctgagcgagtgactttttgggattgccgaggttggctggagaacctcacaagaACACTACAAAGATCGCTTTAAAATAGTAACTTTTAATAGTTAAATGCATTACAGCTGTTTAAACGCTTACCTCCCAAAGTTCATAAATTTCTTTCTTTAAGTCTTCTGACAGCAATTGGGTCAAATGTTTCATAGCATCCTGAAAAACAATCCTACGTTTTGTTTGGTGTTAAACAAATTTGAGATTTGAGTTTCTGCTTTGGGGGAAATTAACTTCTCTCTAGAACCTAGTATTTAGAACCAGCAGGAACTGCCAGATTATCCTGGCAGACAGAATAAAAATATCAATATTCACAGAGAATTCTCCGTTAAAAGAGATTATCCCCAGCAACTTAATAGCAATCAAAGGAAGCAGAAAATGATATGATTATCATTAGCTAATCACTAATTCCCAAACTAAAATGTAAGAGTTAAGGCAGAAACTATCAAGTCAAAAGAATTGCTATAAGGATTTCCCTATCCTATTGCAAGGCATCAGGCCCTTAACAAGATTCTTGAAGTAGAATATGACTCTGACCTCTAGTAACCATCAGAATGGACAAAAAGTAGGTAGTTGTTAGCCCACAGCAAAATTCAGAAACAAAAAGGTATGTAATAacatttattaagaccaaccaaaatagcATACAATATaacatgcaagcttttgagttctccaaattcttcatcaggctggattttaaaaaactggGAATGAATCTGGGAAATTTCACTAGGTAATATCATTACAAGTTGACTTATACTGACTCTTCACTTAGAACTTGAACTAAATTAATTTCCAATATTAtcaacatgccctgacctggatagccctggtTCATAGTTGGATGGGAGGCCAACAAGGAATACCGaagtcattatgcagaggcaggcaatggcaaaccacatcttaccttgaaaaccctacgagtcgccatatgttggctgcgagttgacagcaaaaaaaagtaacATAAGGACTACTATGTAGTTCCTCTGCTGTCAGCCTTTTAAGTGATTTGCGCATACTGTCTAGTGTCAGAGAGACACTGGCTATTATATGTTCAGTTGGAGGGCTTCCATTTTTTGCTTGTCCACAGGATTTCAGGGGCACAACCTGATACCAGCCAGCCACGCTCTGTGCACATTAAAACCAGCAAAGAATTCTTCACAGGATGCTGGCTTTACGGTCACAGCCTTGACAATCtattcttcccccccttttttgtttttaacttccagtctgataaagagttctggcgaactcaaaagcttgcacactgtatAGTGTTATTTTTGGTTGGTCttgtattacatggcttttgcttttgaatctatatatctaagagagccagcgtggtgtagtggttaagagcggtggtttggagaggtggattcttatctggagaaccgggtttgattccctactcctccacatgagcggtggaggctaatctggtgaactggatttgtttccccactcctacacacgaagccagctgggtgaccttggaccagttacactctctcagtcccacccacctcacagggtgtctgttgtggggaggggaagggaaggtgattgtaagccggtttgagtctcccttaagtggtagagaaagtcggcatataaaaaccaactcttcttctaattctcaCATGTGCCTGAGGATACCTAAATCCCACAGATAGCAGGCACACTCACCCCAACAGGATTTTCTGCAGAACTGGAGGACCCGTAGGactgcagaaaattctgaaaattaaaaagggggggggggaggcctcgcCATGCCCAGAGCATGTCTGGGTGAGATGGCAAGAGCAGGGCTGTCTGTGGCAGGGGAaggcctccctgcggccacagCGTGTCCAGATGAGGCGGTGAGCAGCAAGAGAAGGCggtctgtgggggggagggaggccttgCCTTACCCAGAGCACATCCGGGCGAAGCAGCTATAGCAGGTctgtgggggaagagagagagagttgggatAGGGGCAGAAAAAGAGTTGGGACAGGGAGGTAGAAAGAGAGAACTGGGgtgtgaggaactgctctgtttcttGTTCTGgtctgcccgtacaagcggcaggTCAGACCTTTGCtagaactttggttcaggcttggcTGGAATATTTCCCCTGCATAGGCCTCTGCTGGAATGCCCCGCTCTCACTCCTTTCACAgtaccctcctcccttccctgaccTTGGCTTTGCAGAGTTGTATTAACGAGCTTcctgatgtctttgatgtctgCTCAGTAGTCTGGTACGGTTATCATcccattcccaaaacatgtactTGACACCTGTGTGGAagaactgtttataatctcactcttttgtaatagcaagcacttgcaacttGGACCGTGTAAGGGCCTAGATATACCTGATGCCTtacaataaacttacctgcttctggatggtcgtctgagcgagtgattttatggaagttgcccagggaggctggaaagccttacagtgTAGAGAGAAAGAAAGCTGGGGTAGGGTGGCAGAAAGAGTTAGGGTGGTAGAGCAAAAAGAGAGTTGGGGTAGCgaggcagcaacctctgggtgacttgataccacctgacagTGATAAGTCAACTAGGCCtgtctgcttgctactgttcaatagcagccaccctatgaaagccagtgtggcctGGCAGTTAGAGGTTCAGAGCAGGATCTgcgagacccatgttcaaatccccatctttctgtggaagctcactgggtcatTTTGGACTAGCCActtactttcagtctaacctacctcatagggttgttgtgtggatacaaaggaagaaaggagactaatgtaagctgctttggcccccactgtggagaaatacCATAGTTTCCAAGGTGAGGAGGAGGCTTCAGGTGAGGAGGAGACAGAAAGCTTAGgatagaggggcagataaaggtaggttggctgttgggtgggaaggggacaaagttgccaactccaggttggggaattcctggagatttcaggggtggagcctggggaggatgatgtttgaggaggggaagaacctcacaagggtataatgcaatacattccaccctcccaagcagccatttcctccaggagaactagtgttgccaacctccaggtgagggctggaaataaccaggaattacaactccagatgacagagatcagttcccctggagaaaatgactgctttggagggtgagctctatggcattataccttgctgaggttgcttgccaccctaaacctcaccctgtCAAGGCTTCacaaccaaatctccaggaatttcccaacctggagctggcatccctaaggggaattgatctctgtagttgggagatctgttgtgattctgggagagcagctgccaccattGTTGTTGTGGAGGGGGAGCAGGTAGGAGGCTGGGAGCACCTCCGCCATTtctgctgctgtgggagggggagaggaagcagcTGGGAAGCCCGGAGggtgatggggggcagaaagagagaggaagttaGACgcatggaagagagagagaataagaaaaggggtggcaggagggagaaagattgagagactgagagaagtaggggcaGCTGGGagaaagcaaaggtggggggaatgggatagctgctcccacaagtttctGGCGAGTCCCTAATTGTTTATTTATAACAGAGTGACTAAGGATAATGGTCAGTTATTAATACCACTTTACACATCCAATTTGGGGatgatattttatgtttttctcaaAAGGGACCAATATAAAAATCAACACTATTTCAGTTTGCACAGATTTAGATTCTGGTGGTAAGCTCACAGCTATTCATATACTTCTTTCTACCCAATGAGAAAAACAGTTAAAACTAAAACTGAAACCCATATTAGAAACGCATGaaacattaattaaaacacaGGGTAGGAAGggaggatcactgagggaacaccggaccaaaaaaaaatgtcttcaaCCACTGGCAGAAGATAGTGACAGAAGGGAAGAAAGTTCCATATCTTTGGCACCATggttgaaaaggccctctcttggatTGCCACCCGCCTGATCTCAGAAAGTGAGGGAACCCAAGGCAGGGCCTGGGATGATGACTCTAGCAGTTGGGTAGGTTTATGtgggagtaggcggtccttcaggtatgctggtcccaagccatgtagggctttaaaggtcaacaccatcACCTTGAGTTGGGCTTGGAAACAGACTGAGAGTCAGTGTAgttgggccaagactggagtgacacGGTCTCTACGACCCACCCCATCAGCATCCTGGCTGCATCATTATGTACCAGTTGGCGTTTCTGAGCATTTTTCAAGGGCTGCTCCACCAAAACTGCACAGCAgtcatctaatctagatgttaccagggtatGCAGCACAGTGGCCAGAACTTTTCTATCCAGAAAAGGCCACAGACAGCTACCCAGTCAAAGCACTTCtgaccacagctgccacctgcttaacCAGTAGTAGGCCCAGGTCCAGAAGCACTCCTAAGCTATGTACCTGTTCCTTCAGAACCACCTAGAACATGGGAcatcttaaatcctgggtcaggcCTTTCACTCACCAATAGCTCTTCTGTCTTGTCAGGAATAAGTTTTGAGTTTATTAGCTCACATTTACCCCAAAACGTCCTCCAGGCTTCTTCAGGGGttcagaattaagtacccaaaggtcaagaaaaaacaacatccaaggccaaaaatTATACCATGTAAAGGTTgtatcagtacaaaatatgtatatatttattacagggtAAAATCAATAGCCTGCCAAACCAACATGttcatgtaaacatacaacacaaatggACATACAATCAcagaattagactttgaccaaatgtccttcttcagtggtcaaaacaagatttttagaaagtcatgTACACTTGTAGTCTGGAACTCTGTTATGACCACTGAAGGCGGCCATTTGGCCAAAACGTGTTTGGTCAGAGTCTAATTCCGTGATTGTATGTccatttgtgttgtatgtttacatgaatatgttggtttggtaggctattaCAAGGCCTTATATATGTTACTGATTTTAGtcagcaataaatatatacatattttgtactgataatctttacattgtataatctttggccttgaatgttttttttcttgacctttgggtacttaattctgttgtttttacggttaagggccccccccccccttgtaagcATGTAAGACTTTTATACACCATCTAATGAACACAAACAAGTTGAAAGTGGAGCTTGTCACCACAATGCTGTCCCCCATACATAAATGTATGTATAGTTTTTCCAGAATGATGCCTAGGGGTCATGGCAGATATTTACAAAGGGCTTTAAATTCAAGTATCTTCCCAGGTTAGAGAAAGAGTCCAGCTATCAAAATGCCTAACACAATTGACATAGGAgttaagatattttaaaaatctctcagaccatttttatttctttcacaAATTCTGTACATTAACACACTCTCTGTAACACCAGACCAACCTCTTCTCGTCTATGTTTCTCCTCTTTAGTAATGTTATCAGCAGGAGCGATGTCACCAACAATGCACTCGGCCATATCATGAACCAGAGCTAGACGTATACATCTGGCATGAAGACAAGCATTCAAGAATTAGACTCCATCTCTTATTTCTACATCAAAGTTTATCAAATCAAACTTCATTCACCTTATATTTTAAGCAACCTCTGCAATAATACCCTATAATGATATATCTTTCATTATAACACCTGGTATTCTAGAAGGTTGAGCAAAAGTATAAAATCCTGTCCACATCAGTAAACTTTGAAGTTAAAACAACAAGCTGGATATTGGTCTCTAGGACTATACTGCCATCTGTTAAAATATGTCCCAGTATTCAAAATTCCACACATTAAATCGCATGTCAAACATTAAGAGCCCTttaaaaatgaccactttagAACTCCCTATTTAGCCAACATCACAAATTACAATCTTAGAGCATCCTTCACATCATTACACTTCCAAACCATGCCAACAGCTTTATTGGCGGGGCGCTACTCTCAAACACCAAGGGATCAACGTGTCTGCATTTGTGGATCCTCAACTCTGGAGGACTTGCCTCATTACATCCTATTTTGCCCATTGTATGCaggccccagggctaaatttttggCAGAAATATCCGTTATCAATACACACTCggatgcagagaaaattatatttctgttatcagatattgatgcatatgcatcatatagagtctctttgtttgctcttgcagcaaacAAACGTATCATATagtctctttgtttgctcttgcagcaaacAACGTATCAGAATAAgcagctacttttttttaattgaaatgttttagtttatcccattatctatttaatatttgACTTACtaatctattgtatttgtattttatttatgttttagcaaattgtgatggccaatggctatatacaatacaATTTTCATTCATTAGGAGCCCTTTGTGATCCAGCTTGATAACTCTTCCAGGGGATACTTCAATGAAGCCAACATCAATACAAACGTACAGTTCCAATTTCTCCACTACTTAGAGGGTTTGGAAAAATACAATTCTAATGGTTCAGTGTTGCACAGAAAGCTTgtgagcaagccccactgaaatcaactgcACAAGTTAGCTGTGCACAACTTAAGTTCCAAAGATTTCAACAGGACATAGGTGCAACTTTCTTTTCACAGAATTAAGGCCTTTATCTGCAACTCTGCATATCGATCAAGAGATACCTGCAATGACAGAAGTTTTTAGTATACTCACCTATCTTTATTAAGTGTTTTATCTTCAGTTACCAAAGCCATGACTGCCATCCTGTACATATGATCTGAGACACTCTCTGGATTTGCTACTTTTCTATATACCCAGCCTGTCCGT contains:
- the HDDC2 gene encoding 5'-deoxynucleotidase HDDC2; the protein is MYRMAVMALVTEDKTLNKDRCIRLALVHDMAECIVGDIAPADNITKEEKHRREEDAMKHLTQLLSEDLKKEIYELWEEYEYQSSPEARFVKELDQCEMILQAFEYEELENNPGRLQEFYNSTAGKFNHPEIVQLVSSINTERKTKIAASNSDPAS